In Desulfovibrio desulfuricans DSM 642, the sequence AGGGAATACATGAACCCATTGTGTTCTCCTACTGCGCGGCGCGCATGAATTCGCTAACGCATTGCTGCGCCAGCAGCGTTTGCGCCATCTGGGCGCAACCCTGTGATCCGGGGTGCAGCCCATCGCTCAGATCGTCCATATAGACGGAATTGGTTATCAAAAGCTCATGCACCTGCGCAAACGGAATGCCGCGCTGGTCGCACAGCATTTGTTGCAGCTTGCAGAGTTGCGCGATGCGGGCGTTCGCTTCCGCTGCCGCAACGGGCGGCGGGCTGATCACCAGTGTGGGGGCGGTTGCTGCCGCTTCTTCCAGCACGGGGTGCAGCAGTGATGCCGTCAATGCCGGGTCTGCGGGCTGGCCGCCGCCTGGGGCGGCCATATCCACCACGCCCACGCAAAAAACAAGGTGCGGCTTCATGCCCGGGATAAGCCTGTTTTCCAGCTCCTGACGCCAGCGTGCGGCAATGTCAGCCGTGCCGTGCCGCCGCGCGCCCAGATTATAAAAGGTGGCGCGCGGTATGGGGCAAAGCCCCGTTTTGTGTGCAAGCACTGCCAGCCTGCTTACCCACCCGCCCGGCATGAGGCAATCATTAACGCCTTGCGTCAGCGAATCGCCAAAAAAGAACCAGGCTGGTGTCGTATGCGGCATATGGTTACTCTGGATAGGATTGATCGTCCGCAAATATCTGCGCTGTTTTAAGCAAGCCTATGCGCTGGCGCAGAATTTCGGGTGTTCCCAGGGTTTCAAGCACTGCCATGCAGAAAACCAGAGGAGACAGATAACTATTACTCCAGTCTGCCGTAAATGTCACGGCCTCCACCTGGCCCGCTTCATTGGTCCCTGTTGACCAGCCGCGCAACATCAGTCGGATATTTGCCGTGCGCGGGCCTTTCTTGGTATCGCGCGTGAACATGCGCTCAGGCAGCTCTGCAAATTCGGCAAAGCAGCGGGCTGCCGCAGCAGTTTCTTCCTGAGTGGGCATGCGCA encodes:
- a CDS encoding GDSL-type esterase/lipase family protein: MPHTTPAWFFFGDSLTQGVNDCLMPGGWVSRLAVLAHKTGLCPIPRATFYNLGARRHGTADIAARWRQELENRLIPGMKPHLVFCVGVVDMAAPGGGQPADPALTASLLHPVLEEAAATAPTLVISPPPVAAAEANARIAQLCKLQQMLCDQRGIPFAQVHELLITNSVYMDDLSDGLHPGSQGCAQMAQTLLAQQCVSEFMRAAQ